A genomic window from Punica granatum isolate Tunisia-2019 chromosome 2, ASM765513v2, whole genome shotgun sequence includes:
- the LOC116194904 gene encoding uncharacterized protein LOC116194904 isoform X2, with amino-acid sequence MPPSGRRRARQRNTRMDAAFDAMGAMGFEMDVVRAAVNELLKEYTVEGWAFIEEYSYKVLIDKLLEEQEQPELVQGGEVIAQLSSKPSTVPALPSCSSGFDTLDKASKPTEAPEKDSQGGRVIAQLSSGPSTSLALPSRSNAFDTLDKASKSIEAPEKDSQGERVTAQLFSGPSTAPALPSCSNVVNTFDKVSKLIEARKKDSSIRMSQCSNSSLPNHDIEFYFSKVVFQELKQLTVGMAKGGP; translated from the exons ATGCCTCCGAGCGGCAGAAGACGTGCCAGACAA AGGAATACCCGGATGGACGCGGCGTTCGACGCCATGGGAGCAATGGGTTTCGAAATGGACGTGGTCAGGGCTGCTGTAAACGAGCTACTCAAA GAATATACGGTGGAAGGGTGGGCTTTTATCGAGGAGTATTCCTACAAGGTACTCATTGATAAGCTCCTGGAAGAACAGGAGCAACCTGAACTAGTCCAG GGAGGAGAGGTGATAGCACAATTATCTTCAAAACCCTCTACTGTGCCTGCTCTACCTTCTTGTTCCAGTGGTTTTGATACTTTAGACAAAGCATCTAAACCAACTGAGGCTCCTGAAAAGGACTCGCAG GGAGGAAGGGTGATAGCACAATTATCTTCAGGGCCCTCTACTTCGCTTGCTCTACCTTCTCGTTCCAATGCTTTTGATACTTTAGACAAAGCATCTAAATCAATTGAGGCTCCTGAAAAGGACTCGCAG GGAGAAAGGGTAACAGCACAATTATTTTCAGGGCCCTCAACTGCGCCTGCTTTACCTTCTTGTTCCAATGTTGTTAATACTTTTGACAAAGTCTCTAAATTAATTGAGGCTCGTAAGAAGGACTCGTCCATAAGGATGTCCCAGTGCTCGAATTCTTCACTCCCAAATCATGATATTG AGTTTTATTTCTCAAAGGTGGTATTCCAGGAACTGAAGCAGCTGACAGTCGGAATGGCGAAGGGGGGGCCATAA
- the LOC116194904 gene encoding uncharacterized protein LOC116194904 isoform X1, translated as MPPSGRRRARQRNTRMDAAFDAMGAMGFEMDVVRAAVNELLKEYTVEGWAFIEEYSYKVLIDKLLEEQEQPELVQGGEVIAQLSSKPSTVPALPSCSSGFDTLDKASKPTEAPEKDSQGGRVIAQLSSGPSTSLALPSRSNAFDTLDKASKSIEAPEKDSQGERVTAQLFSGPSTAPALPSCSNVVNTFDKVSKLIEARKKDSSIRMSQCSNSSLPNHDIGGIPGTEAADSRNGEGGAIKVVLAKLGPLHHHFLPMHMGLSMGGLVKTRTRSTSLR; from the exons ATGCCTCCGAGCGGCAGAAGACGTGCCAGACAA AGGAATACCCGGATGGACGCGGCGTTCGACGCCATGGGAGCAATGGGTTTCGAAATGGACGTGGTCAGGGCTGCTGTAAACGAGCTACTCAAA GAATATACGGTGGAAGGGTGGGCTTTTATCGAGGAGTATTCCTACAAGGTACTCATTGATAAGCTCCTGGAAGAACAGGAGCAACCTGAACTAGTCCAG GGAGGAGAGGTGATAGCACAATTATCTTCAAAACCCTCTACTGTGCCTGCTCTACCTTCTTGTTCCAGTGGTTTTGATACTTTAGACAAAGCATCTAAACCAACTGAGGCTCCTGAAAAGGACTCGCAG GGAGGAAGGGTGATAGCACAATTATCTTCAGGGCCCTCTACTTCGCTTGCTCTACCTTCTCGTTCCAATGCTTTTGATACTTTAGACAAAGCATCTAAATCAATTGAGGCTCCTGAAAAGGACTCGCAG GGAGAAAGGGTAACAGCACAATTATTTTCAGGGCCCTCAACTGCGCCTGCTTTACCTTCTTGTTCCAATGTTGTTAATACTTTTGACAAAGTCTCTAAATTAATTGAGGCTCGTAAGAAGGACTCGTCCATAAGGATGTCCCAGTGCTCGAATTCTTCACTCCCAAATCATGATATTG GTGGTATTCCAGGAACTGAAGCAGCTGACAGTCGGAATGGCGAAGGGGGGGCCATAAAGGTAGTCCTAGCAAAACTCGGTCCTCTGCACCACCACTTTCTACCCATGCACATGGGCCTTTCTATGGGTGGTTTAGTGAAGACGAGGACCAGGAGCACGAGCCTGAGATAG